In Sphingomonas crocodyli, one genomic interval encodes:
- a CDS encoding MarR family transcriptional regulator, producing the protein MIEIAWQQPSLPDKERCNLALHAFARLMNAEAMAFISNPSGASIVSQLLDAHDAGRNVHVGELTRSSQLSVTATLRRLDQLEKDGFIRRSRDPHDGRSRLVAITAKGRDCALRAAWEIEMAGFGYSD; encoded by the coding sequence TTGATCGAAATCGCATGGCAACAACCCTCCCTCCCAGACAAAGAGCGCTGTAACTTGGCTCTCCATGCGTTTGCTCGACTCATGAACGCCGAAGCGATGGCGTTCATTTCGAACCCATCGGGAGCGAGCATCGTATCGCAGCTGCTGGATGCTCATGACGCGGGCCGAAATGTCCATGTGGGGGAACTGACGCGAAGCTCGCAATTGTCCGTGACAGCGACACTCCGGCGCCTGGATCAGCTTGAAAAAGATGGGTTCATTCGTCGTAGCCGTGATCCGCACGACGGACGATCACGACTGGTCGCGATTACCGCCAAAGGGCGAGACTGCGCTTTGCGTGCTGCCTGGGAAATTGAAATGGCAGGTTTCGGCTATTCTGACTGA